In one window of Neisseria subflava DNA:
- the rho gene encoding transcription termination factor Rho codes for MHVSELQTLHISKLLEMAEEHGIENANRFRKQDLVFAIVRQMMKQNVSFTCSGTLEILPDGFGFLRSADTSYLAGPDDIYVSPTQIRRFNLHTGDTIEGSVRVPKDNERYFALVRLDTINGDQPEVCKHKILFENLTPLFPTEQFKLERDIKAEENLTGRAIDLVSPIGKGQRALLVAPPKTGKTVMLQNIAHAITANYPDVELIVLLIDERPEEVTEMSRSVRGEVVSSTFDEPAQRHVQVAEMVIEKAKRMVEHKKDVVILLDSITRLARAYNTVVPTSGKILTGGIDANALHRPKRFFGAARNVEEGGSLTIIATALVETGSRMDDVIYEEFKGTGNMELHLDRRMAEKRLFPAISINKSGTRREELLVPNDQLQRMWLLRKFLHPMDEIEATEFLVGKLKDSKNNDDFFELMRGK; via the coding sequence ATGCACGTTTCAGAACTCCAAACCCTCCACATTTCCAAACTCTTGGAAATGGCAGAAGAACATGGCATTGAAAACGCCAACCGTTTCCGCAAACAAGACCTCGTTTTTGCCATCGTCCGCCAGATGATGAAGCAGAATGTCAGCTTTACCTGTTCCGGTACACTCGAAATCCTGCCCGACGGCTTCGGTTTCTTGCGCAGCGCAGATACTTCTTACCTTGCCGGCCCTGATGATATTTATGTTTCGCCTACGCAAATCCGCCGCTTCAATCTGCACACCGGTGACACCATCGAAGGCAGCGTGCGCGTGCCTAAAGACAATGAGCGTTATTTCGCACTTGTCCGCCTTGATACCATCAACGGCGATCAGCCCGAAGTCTGCAAACACAAAATCCTTTTTGAAAACCTCACGCCTTTATTCCCAACCGAACAATTCAAACTCGAGCGCGACATCAAAGCCGAAGAGAATCTGACCGGCCGCGCCATCGACTTGGTTTCCCCAATTGGTAAAGGCCAACGTGCATTGTTGGTTGCGCCGCCTAAAACCGGCAAAACCGTGATGTTGCAAAACATTGCCCACGCCATTACCGCCAATTATCCCGATGTCGAGTTGATTGTCCTGTTGATTGACGAGCGTCCGGAAGAAGTGACCGAAATGAGCCGTTCTGTACGCGGCGAAGTGGTTTCCTCTACATTTGACGAGCCTGCGCAACGCCATGTACAAGTGGCCGAGATGGTGATTGAAAAAGCCAAACGCATGGTCGAACACAAAAAAGACGTGGTGATTCTGCTGGATTCGATTACCCGTTTGGCACGCGCCTACAATACCGTTGTGCCGACTTCGGGCAAAATTCTGACCGGCGGTATCGATGCCAACGCTTTGCACCGTCCGAAACGCTTTTTCGGCGCAGCGCGTAATGTGGAAGAGGGCGGTTCGCTTACCATTATTGCGACGGCACTTGTTGAAACCGGCAGCCGCATGGACGACGTGATTTACGAAGAGTTCAAAGGCACGGGTAATATGGAATTGCACCTTGACCGCCGCATGGCAGAAAAACGCCTGTTTCCGGCCATCAGCATCAATAAATCCGGTACGCGCCGCGAAGAATTGCTGGTGCCGAACGATCAGTTGCAACGTATGTGGCTCTTGCGTAAATTCCTGCATCCTATGGACGAAATCGAAGCGACCGAGTTTTTGGTGGGCAAACTCAAAGACTCTAAAAATAACGACGATTTCTTTGAATTGATGCGCGGTAAATAA
- a CDS encoding segregation and condensation protein A, with protein sequence MPSEHLISSTAATPSEHTVAWVFGQPVTDVPQDLFIPPDALKVVLSSFQGPLDLLLYLIRKQNIDVLDIPMVKITEQYLHYIAQMEAYQFDLAAEYLLMAAMLIEIKSRLLLPRPEEVEDEEADPRAELVRRLLAYEQMKLAAQGLDALPRAGRDFAWAYLPLEIAVEAKLPEVYVADLTQAWLGILSRAKHTRSHEVVRETISVRAQMTAILRCLNESGISKFSDLFKPEQGATYVVVNFIALLELAKEGLVRIVQPENYGEIEISLKDGLETNEAEMLSDGLEADETDNENLNKEN encoded by the coding sequence ATGCCTTCAGAACACCTTATTTCTTCCACTGCCGCAACGCCGTCTGAACATACCGTTGCGTGGGTGTTCGGTCAGCCTGTTACCGATGTGCCGCAGGATTTGTTTATTCCGCCTGATGCGTTGAAGGTGGTATTGAGCAGCTTCCAAGGGCCGTTGGATTTGCTGCTGTACCTTATCCGCAAGCAAAATATCGATGTCCTTGATATTCCGATGGTAAAGATTACCGAGCAGTATCTGCACTATATTGCTCAAATGGAAGCGTATCAGTTTGATTTGGCAGCGGAATACCTGCTGATGGCGGCGATGTTGATTGAAATTAAATCGCGCCTGCTTCTGCCGCGTCCTGAAGAAGTTGAGGATGAAGAGGCGGATCCGCGTGCCGAATTGGTGCGCCGTCTGTTGGCTTACGAGCAGATGAAACTGGCGGCTCAGGGTTTGGATGCGTTACCGCGTGCCGGACGTGATTTTGCTTGGGCGTATCTGCCGTTGGAAATTGCGGTCGAAGCGAAGTTGCCGGAAGTGTACGTTGCCGATTTGACGCAGGCTTGGTTGGGTATTTTGTCGCGTGCCAAGCATACGCGCAGTCATGAAGTGGTGCGGGAAACCATATCTGTGCGCGCGCAGATGACGGCGATTTTGCGTTGCTTGAACGAAAGCGGTATCAGCAAGTTTAGCGATTTGTTTAAGCCGGAGCAGGGTGCGACATATGTGGTGGTCAATTTTATTGCATTGCTGGAATTGGCTAAAGAAGGCTTGGTGCGTATCGTGCAGCCTGAAAATTATGGTGAAATCGAAATCAGCCTGAAAGACGGTTTGGAAACAAATGAAGCCGAAATGCTTTCAGACGGCCTTGAAGCCGATGAAACCGATAACGAAAATTTGAATAAAGAGAACTAA
- a CDS encoding deoxyguanosinetriphosphate triphosphohydrolase, producing MTIRMNWQNLLSTQRFRTKNGEIVPTVTPSTQEGADALRTDFHIDYDRVVFSGAFRRLGRKTQVHPLAQHDLTHNRLTHSVEVASVGRSLGNRVGVMLHNGGFLPQGNTPSDIGAVVQVACLAHDLGNPPFGHTGEDALRDWFRRPEHQIYLNALNEAERNDIQTYEGNAHSLRIVASLEMYPEAGGMRLTAAAIGALLKYPWTTQHPNGRKKFNIYQTELPFIRQVADELGLVSAGIDSWARHPLSYLMEAADDICYALLDLEDAVELDLLTDTEVESILSELTFAESAWHASSSRQRCAMLRGIAIGKAIDDVAQTFMLHQSDLLDGTFKGKDLLALCSPQVQNTLAKAKELAQTRIFRHHTKLLTEIATFPCLGSILDLLVPAAYALIAEKQLATRQSLALELLKKYNPILPEDSLYQAYMKILDFVGGMTDNSAAKMAQDLSGVGILR from the coding sequence ATGACCATCCGAATGAATTGGCAAAACTTATTATCTACTCAACGTTTCCGTACTAAAAACGGCGAAATCGTGCCGACCGTTACCCCTTCGACGCAGGAAGGTGCCGATGCTTTGCGTACGGATTTTCACATTGACTACGACCGGGTTGTTTTCTCCGGAGCCTTCCGCCGTCTTGGCCGTAAAACGCAAGTGCATCCGCTGGCGCAACATGACTTGACGCACAACCGTCTGACGCACAGCGTTGAAGTTGCCAGCGTGGGCAGGAGCTTGGGCAACCGCGTGGGCGTGATGTTGCACAACGGCGGTTTTCTGCCGCAGGGCAATACGCCCAGCGATATTGGTGCCGTGGTGCAGGTTGCCTGTTTGGCGCATGATTTGGGCAATCCACCGTTTGGCCATACCGGCGAAGATGCTTTGCGCGATTGGTTCAGACGGCCTGAACATCAAATTTATCTGAACGCATTAAACGAAGCGGAACGCAACGATATTCAAACTTATGAAGGCAATGCGCATAGCCTGCGTATCGTTGCCAGCCTTGAAATGTATCCGGAGGCGGGCGGAATGCGCCTGACTGCGGCAGCCATCGGCGCATTATTGAAGTATCCGTGGACAACGCAACATCCGAACGGCAGAAAGAAATTCAATATTTATCAAACAGAGTTGCCATTTATCCGTCAAGTTGCCGACGAATTGGGGCTGGTTTCCGCAGGAATAGACAGCTGGGCGCGCCATCCTTTGTCTTATTTGATGGAGGCTGCCGATGATATTTGCTATGCCTTGCTGGACTTGGAAGATGCCGTCGAATTGGATTTGCTCACGGATACGGAAGTGGAGAGTATCTTGTCCGAGCTGACCTTTGCCGAAAGCGCATGGCACGCCAGCTCCAGTCGTCAGCGTTGCGCCATGTTGCGCGGCATTGCGATCGGCAAGGCGATTGATGATGTCGCGCAAACCTTTATGCTGCATCAGTCCGATTTGTTGGACGGAACATTCAAAGGCAAAGACTTGCTTGCCCTGTGTAGCCCGCAAGTGCAAAACACTTTGGCAAAAGCAAAAGAATTGGCTCAAACACGGATTTTCCGCCATCACACCAAGCTGTTGACCGAGATCGCCACGTTCCCATGTTTAGGCTCCATCTTGGATTTACTTGTCCCTGCCGCGTATGCCCTGATTGCTGAAAAACAGTTGGCAACACGTCAGTCTTTGGCGTTGGAATTATTGAAAAAGTACAATCCGATTCTTCCTGAAGACAGTCTGTATCAGGCCTATATGAAAATTTTGGATTTTGTCGGTGGTATGACCGATAACTCCGCCGCTAAAATGGCGCAGGATTTGTCAGGAGTAGGGATTTTACGTTAA
- the hemL gene encoding glutamate-1-semialdehyde 2,1-aminomutase, whose translation MNRNESLFNRAKAIIPGGVNSPVRAFGSVGGVPRFIKKAEGAYVWDENGTRYTDYVGSWGPAIVGHAHPEVIEAVREAALGGLSFGAPTEGEIVIAEEIAKIMPSVEQLRLVSSGTEATMTAIRLARGFTGRDKIIKFEGCYHGHSDSLLVKAGSGLLTFGNPSSAGVPADFTKHTLVLEYNNIAQLEEAFAQSGNDIACVILEPFVGNMNLVRPSEAFVKALRELTGKHGAVLIYDEVMTGFRVALGGAQSLHGIKPDLTTMGKVIGGGMPLAAFGGRKDIMECISPLGSVYQAGTLSGNPIAVAAGLKTLEIIQREGFYENLTALTQRLANGIADAAKAHGVEFTADSVGGMFGLYFASHTPQNYADMACSNIDGFKHFFHGMLDRNVAFGPSAYEAGFVSAAHTPELIDETIAVAHEVFKEMAK comes from the coding sequence ATGAACCGTAATGAAAGCTTGTTCAACCGCGCTAAAGCCATTATTCCCGGCGGCGTGAACTCTCCTGTGCGCGCATTCGGCAGCGTCGGCGGCGTGCCGCGCTTCATCAAAAAGGCAGAAGGCGCGTATGTTTGGGACGAAAACGGCACGCGTTATACCGACTATGTCGGCTCTTGGGGCCCTGCGATTGTCGGACACGCCCATCCTGAAGTCATTGAAGCCGTGCGCGAAGCAGCATTGGGCGGTTTGTCGTTTGGTGCGCCAACTGAAGGTGAAATCGTCATCGCCGAAGAAATCGCCAAAATCATGCCGTCCGTTGAGCAGCTGCGACTTGTCAGCTCCGGTACGGAAGCAACGATGACCGCCATCCGTTTGGCACGCGGTTTTACCGGCCGCGACAAAATAATCAAGTTTGAAGGCTGCTACCATGGTCATTCCGACAGCTTGTTGGTGAAAGCAGGCAGCGGTCTGCTGACGTTTGGCAACCCTTCTTCTGCAGGCGTGCCTGCCGACTTTACCAAACACACTTTGGTACTTGAATACAACAATATCGCCCAACTGGAAGAAGCCTTTGCACAAAGCGGTAATGACATCGCCTGTGTGATTTTGGAGCCTTTCGTCGGCAATATGAATCTGGTCAGGCCGTCTGAAGCCTTTGTCAAAGCCTTACGCGAATTGACTGGAAAACACGGTGCCGTGTTGATTTACGACGAAGTGATGACCGGCTTCCGCGTAGCGCTGGGCGGCGCGCAATCTTTGCACGGCATCAAACCTGATTTGACCACCATGGGCAAAGTGATCGGCGGCGGTATGCCGCTTGCCGCGTTCGGCGGACGCAAAGACATCATGGAATGTATTTCCCCGCTGGGCAGCGTGTATCAGGCAGGCACATTGTCGGGCAACCCGATTGCCGTCGCCGCCGGTTTGAAAACGCTGGAAATCATTCAGCGCGAAGGCTTCTATGAGAACCTGACTGCCTTGACCCAACGCCTCGCCAACGGTATTGCCGATGCGGCTAAAGCACATGGCGTTGAATTTACGGCGGACAGCGTGGGCGGCATGTTTGGTTTGTATTTTGCCAGCCATACGCCGCAAAACTATGCCGACATGGCGTGTTCCAATATCGACGGTTTCAAACATTTCTTCCACGGTATGCTCGACCGCAATGTCGCATTCGGCCCGTCAGCTTACGAAGCTGGTTTTGTTTCCGCCGCGCATACGCCTGAGCTGATTGACGAAACCATTGCTGTGGCACACGAAGTGTTCAAAGAAATGGCAAAATAA
- a CDS encoding universal stress protein encodes MYKHLVVAVDGSETSLNALKHAAELASLNKAQLTLVHVANPAEYMALAPEFLQHESYEAAAVAQGNEVLDFAEKTARENGVENIVKHLLVANKGAREMAQDLVDYADNNGADLLVLGTHGRTGLMHLLMGSFAETVMRQSHLPLLIIRSKAEEA; translated from the coding sequence ATGTACAAACATCTGGTTGTAGCCGTTGACGGTAGCGAGACTTCCCTCAATGCATTGAAACACGCCGCCGAACTGGCAAGCCTCAACAAAGCCCAACTGACTTTGGTTCACGTTGCCAACCCTGCCGAATACATGGCTTTGGCTCCTGAATTCCTGCAACACGAAAGCTATGAAGCCGCCGCAGTGGCTCAAGGTAACGAAGTTTTGGATTTCGCAGAAAAAACAGCGCGCGAAAACGGCGTTGAAAACATCGTGAAACACCTGTTGGTTGCCAACAAAGGCGCGCGCGAAATGGCGCAAGACTTGGTTGACTACGCCGACAACAACGGCGCAGACCTGCTGGTACTCGGCACACACGGCCGCACCGGCCTGATGCACCTACTGATGGGCAGCTTCGCTGAGACCGTCATGCGTCAAAGCCACCTGCCGCTGCTGATTATCCGCAGCAAAGCCGAAGAAGCATAA
- the miaB gene encoding tRNA (N6-isopentenyl adenosine(37)-C2)-methylthiotransferase MiaB, which yields MKKVFIRTFGCQMNEYDSEKMLSVLAEEHGGIEQVTQPDDADIILFNTCSVREKAQEKVFSDLGRVRPLKEKNPDLIIGVAGCVASQEGENIVKRAPYVDVVFGPQTLHRLPKLIVDKETTGLSQIDISFPEIEKFDHLPPARVEGGSAFISIMEGCSKYCSYCVVPYTRGEEFSRPLNDVLTEIAGLAQQGVKEINLLGQNVNAYRGEMENGEICDFATLLRIVHEIPGIERLRFTTSHPREFTDAIIECYRDLPKLVSHLHLPIQSGSDRVLSAMKRGYTTLEYKSIIRKLRAIRPDLCLSSDFIVGFPGETEREFEQTLKLVKDIAFDLSFVFIYSPRPGTPAANLHDDTPHEEKVRRLEALNEVIEAETARINQTMIGTVQRCLVEGISKKDPDQLQARTANNRVVNFTGTPDMINQMIDLEITEAYTFSLKGKPV from the coding sequence ATGAAAAAAGTATTTATCCGCACCTTCGGGTGCCAAATGAACGAGTACGACAGCGAAAAAATGCTGTCCGTCCTCGCCGAAGAACACGGCGGTATCGAACAGGTTACCCAACCTGACGACGCCGACATCATCTTGTTCAACACCTGCTCCGTGCGTGAAAAAGCGCAAGAGAAAGTCTTCTCCGACTTGGGCCGCGTACGCCCGCTCAAAGAAAAAAATCCCGACCTCATCATCGGCGTTGCCGGCTGTGTTGCCTCTCAAGAAGGCGAAAACATCGTCAAACGCGCTCCGTATGTGGACGTGGTTTTCGGTCCGCAAACGCTGCACCGCCTACCCAAACTCATCGTCGACAAAGAAACCACCGGCCTGTCTCAAATCGATATTTCCTTCCCCGAAATCGAAAAATTCGACCACCTGCCGCCTGCGCGCGTAGAAGGTGGATCGGCTTTCATTTCCATTATGGAAGGCTGTTCCAAATACTGCTCTTATTGCGTCGTCCCTTATACCCGCGGCGAAGAATTCTCCCGACCGCTCAACGACGTATTGACCGAGATTGCCGGTTTGGCACAACAAGGCGTTAAAGAAATCAACCTCTTAGGCCAAAACGTCAATGCCTATCGCGGCGAAATGGAAAACGGCGAAATCTGCGACTTTGCCACTTTGTTGCGCATCGTCCACGAAATCCCAGGCATCGAACGCCTGCGCTTTACCACCAGCCATCCGCGCGAATTTACCGACGCGATTATCGAGTGCTACCGCGACCTGCCGAAGCTGGTTTCCCACCTGCACCTGCCGATTCAAAGCGGCTCCGACCGCGTATTGAGCGCGATGAAACGCGGCTACACCACCTTGGAATACAAATCCATCATCCGCAAACTGCGTGCCATCCGTCCTGATTTGTGCCTCAGCTCCGACTTTATCGTCGGCTTCCCGGGCGAGACCGAGCGCGAGTTCGAGCAAACCTTGAAACTGGTCAAAGACATCGCCTTCGACTTGAGCTTCGTCTTTATTTACAGTCCGCGCCCTGGCACGCCTGCCGCCAACTTGCACGATGACACGCCTCATGAAGAAAAAGTGCGCCGCCTCGAAGCTTTGAACGAAGTCATCGAAGCCGAAACCGCGCGCATCAACCAAACCATGATCGGCACGGTTCAACGCTGCTTGGTTGAAGGTATCTCCAAAAAAGACCCTGACCAACTGCAAGCCCGTACCGCCAACAACCGCGTGGTCAACTTTACCGGTACACCCGACATGATCAACCAAATGATCGATTTGGAAATCACCGAAGCCTACACCTTCTCCCTGAAAGGCAAACCGGTATAA
- a CDS encoding tRNA threonylcarbamoyladenosine dehydratase, producing MQDAAFLSSRRFGGIARLYGDEALARFSRAHVCVVGVGGVGSWAVEALARSGIGRLTLIDLDNVAESNVNRQLHALTDDFGKAKVTALRERIAQINPQCEVTEIEDFVTEDNLDELFRRPFDFVIDAIDQICVKAAMAAYFVQHKQPFIISGGAGGQKNPALIQTADLSRVTHDPLLSNLRYTLRKRYGFSRDTKEKMRVPCVYSTENITPPQSGEACSTDAAPQGLSCAGYGASMLVTASFGLYCAQAAMEHIAGRK from the coding sequence ATGCAGGACGCCGCTTTTCTTTCTTCGCGCCGCTTTGGCGGCATTGCCAGACTTTACGGAGACGAAGCACTGGCGCGCTTTTCGCGTGCGCATGTGTGCGTGGTCGGCGTCGGCGGCGTCGGCTCGTGGGCGGTGGAGGCTTTGGCGAGGAGCGGTATCGGTCGTTTAACGCTGATTGATTTGGACAACGTTGCCGAGTCCAATGTCAACCGCCAGTTGCACGCTTTGACCGATGATTTCGGTAAGGCAAAAGTTACTGCTTTGCGCGAACGCATCGCCCAAATCAATCCGCAATGCGAAGTGACGGAAATCGAAGATTTTGTTACCGAAGACAATCTGGACGAGCTTTTCAGACGGCCTTTTGATTTCGTTATCGACGCCATCGACCAAATCTGTGTCAAAGCGGCTATGGCGGCGTATTTCGTGCAACATAAACAACCGTTTATTATTAGCGGCGGCGCGGGCGGACAGAAAAATCCGGCTTTGATTCAAACCGCCGATTTGAGCCGCGTTACCCACGATCCGCTGCTTTCCAACTTGCGCTATACCCTGCGCAAACGCTACGGCTTCAGCCGCGATACCAAAGAAAAAATGCGCGTACCTTGCGTTTATTCAACCGAGAATATTACGCCGCCGCAATCCGGCGAAGCGTGTTCGACCGATGCCGCGCCGCAAGGTTTGTCCTGCGCGGGCTACGGCGCGAGTATGCTGGTAACGGCTTCGTTTGGATTGTATTGTGCGCAGGCGGCGATGGAGCATATCGCGGGGCGGAAGTGA
- a CDS encoding NCS2 family permease encodes MSSSNQSVLEKLFNLNANQTNVRTEIMAGVTTFLAMCYIIIVNPLILGETGMDMGAVFVATCIASAIGCFVMGFVGNYPIALAPGMGLNAYFTFAVVKGMGVDWRVALGAVFISGIIFILFSFFKVREMLVNALPMGLKMSIAAGIGLFLALIALKGAGVIVANPATLVGLGDIHQPTALLAMAGFVMVVALGHFRVKGSIIITILTLTAISTILGLSEFKGVVGEVPSIAPTFMQMDFKGLFTVSMVSVIFVFFLVDLFDSTGTLVGVSHRAGLLQDGKLPRLKRALLADSTAIIAGAALGTSSTTPYVESAAGVSAGGRTGLTAVTVGVLMLACLIFSPLVQSIPAFATAPALLYVGAQMLRSAREIDWDDMTEATPAFLTIVFMPFTYSIADGIAFGFISYALIKLLCNRTQDVPPMVWIVAVLWALKFWFLG; translated from the coding sequence ATGAGTTCTTCAAATCAAAGCGTTTTGGAAAAATTATTCAACCTCAACGCCAATCAGACCAACGTGCGCACGGAAATTATGGCCGGTGTGACAACCTTCCTCGCCATGTGCTACATCATCATCGTCAATCCCCTGATTTTGGGTGAAACCGGCATGGATATGGGCGCAGTATTTGTGGCCACCTGTATTGCCTCCGCCATCGGCTGTTTCGTGATGGGCTTTGTCGGCAACTACCCGATCGCCCTTGCTCCGGGCATGGGTTTGAACGCTTACTTTACTTTTGCCGTCGTCAAAGGCATGGGCGTGGACTGGCGTGTGGCTTTGGGTGCCGTTTTCATCTCCGGTATTATTTTCATCCTGTTCAGCTTCTTTAAAGTGCGCGAAATGCTGGTCAACGCCCTGCCTATGGGCTTGAAAATGTCGATTGCCGCAGGCATCGGCCTCTTCTTGGCATTGATTGCGCTCAAAGGAGCAGGCGTGATTGTGGCCAATCCTGCCACATTAGTCGGATTGGGCGACATCCACCAGCCTACCGCCCTGCTGGCAATGGCAGGCTTTGTCATGGTGGTTGCACTTGGCCACTTCCGCGTTAAAGGCTCCATCATCATTACCATTCTGACGCTGACCGCCATCTCCACTATCTTGGGCTTGAGCGAGTTCAAAGGTGTGGTCGGCGAAGTTCCGAGCATTGCGCCAACCTTCATGCAGATGGACTTTAAAGGCTTGTTCACCGTCAGCATGGTCAGCGTGATTTTTGTATTCTTCCTGGTTGACCTGTTTGACTCTACCGGCACATTGGTCGGTGTTTCCCACCGCGCAGGCCTGTTGCAAGACGGCAAACTGCCGCGTTTGAAACGCGCCCTGCTTGCCGACTCTACCGCCATTATCGCAGGCGCCGCCTTGGGTACTTCTTCCACTACCCCTTACGTTGAAAGCGCGGCAGGCGTTTCTGCCGGCGGCCGTACCGGCCTGACTGCCGTTACTGTCGGCGTACTGATGCTGGCCTGTCTGATTTTCTCCCCGCTGGTTCAAAGCATTCCTGCATTCGCTACCGCACCCGCCCTGCTCTATGTAGGCGCGCAAATGTTGCGCAGCGCGCGCGAAATCGATTGGGACGACATGACCGAAGCCACGCCGGCATTCCTGACCATCGTCTTCATGCCGTTTACCTACTCGATTGCCGACGGTATTGCATTCGGCTTTATCAGCTACGCACTCATCAAACTCTTGTGCAACCGCACTCAAGACGTACCGCCTATGGTATGGATCGTCGCCGTGTTGTGGGCACTGAAATTCTGGTTCTTGGGTTAA
- a CDS encoding DMT family transporter yields MERYSVHLKLLGMAVLWGASWPMGRMLGQSLPPLTGGAVRFVLASVLLLGWLFARSRFATLAALSARQWLGLTVAASVGVCGYAVFFMLGLQAMPAGKAAVVVAVNPVLTLLLAAWLFGERLNAKILAGMLLAVCGAITAVTQGQPLAVLSGGIKAGEWLIFGCMVCWAAYTLIGRAVLRGIDALTVTAATSLIGALMLSVVALWVDGLPFEAMAAMDGRGWTALAWLVIGATVLAYAWYFEGVKILGAGSAAAYITLVPIFGVLSSAWFLGEPLHISLVAGCAAAVGGMTLMRYGQKAV; encoded by the coding sequence ATGGAACGTTATTCTGTACATTTGAAACTGCTGGGGATGGCGGTATTGTGGGGTGCGTCTTGGCCGATGGGGCGGATGCTGGGGCAGTCGTTGCCGCCGCTGACGGGCGGGGCGGTTCGGTTTGTGCTGGCTTCGGTTTTGCTGTTGGGCTGGTTGTTTGCGCGCAGCAGGTTTGCGACTTTGGCGGCTTTGTCGGCACGGCAATGGCTGGGCTTGACGGTAGCCGCTTCCGTTGGGGTATGCGGCTATGCGGTGTTTTTTATGCTGGGTTTGCAAGCAATGCCGGCGGGTAAGGCGGCGGTGGTTGTGGCGGTGAATCCCGTGCTGACGCTGCTGCTGGCGGCTTGGCTTTTCGGCGAACGTTTAAATGCGAAGATTTTGGCGGGTATGTTGCTGGCGGTCTGTGGCGCGATAACGGCGGTCACGCAAGGGCAGCCGTTGGCGGTATTGTCGGGCGGCATCAAGGCGGGGGAGTGGCTGATTTTCGGCTGTATGGTCTGCTGGGCGGCTTATACTTTAATCGGTCGCGCGGTTTTGCGCGGTATAGACGCGCTGACGGTAACGGCGGCAACTTCGCTTATCGGCGCGTTGATGTTGTCGGTGGTGGCGTTGTGGGTTGATGGATTACCGTTTGAGGCAATGGCGGCAATGGATGGGCGCGGTTGGACGGCATTGGCGTGGCTGGTCATCGGCGCGACGGTATTGGCATATGCGTGGTATTTCGAAGGTGTGAAGATTTTGGGCGCAGGCAGTGCGGCGGCGTACATTACGCTCGTGCCGATTTTCGGTGTACTGTCTTCGGCGTGGTTTTTGGGCGAACCGTTGCATATTTCGCTGGTTGCAGGTTGTGCAGCGGCAGTCGGCGGCATGACGCTGATGCGGTACGGGCAGAAGGCCGTCTGA